TGCTGGCAGACGGAGTCCACCTTCTTCGGGTCCGTGCCCGTTAGTGATATTTTGGCCTTGGGTCCAGCCGGCAAGCGCAGCACCTCAAGAAAACAAAGTGGGAAACTACTTCTTCTCCACTTCCATGACCATCCCCGCCGCCACGGTGATTCCCATGTCCCTGATGGCGAACTTGCCGAGAGGTGGGAAGTCCTTGGCGGTCTCCACGACCATCGGTTTCGTCGGCCGGACCTTAATGACCGCGGCGTCACCAGTTTTGATTGTGGTAGGGTTCTGCTCGATGACCGTCCCAGTCTTCGGGTCGAGCTTCTGGAGGATGGCCTCGATTGTGCACGCAACCTGCGCGGTGTGGCAGTGGAACACGGGCGTGTAGCCGGCGGTGATGACGCTCGGGTGGTTGAGGACCATGATACGGGCCGTGAAGCTCTTGGCCACTGTCGGCGGGTTGTCGACGTGGCCGACAACGTCTCCCCTCTTCACATCCTGCTTCGATATGCCCCTCACATTGAAGCCTATGTTGTCGCCAGGAACTGCCTGCTGGAGGGCCTGGTGGTGCATCTCGATGCTTTTCACCTCGCCGACCTTCCCCGATGGCATAAAGATGACCTTGTCATTGGGCTTGAGCACGCCTGTCTCCACCCGGCCCACGGGAACCGTTCCAACGCCGGTGATTGTATAGACATCCTGCACGGGAATTCTCAGTGGCTTGCCAATGGGCTTTTCCGGCACCGTGAAGCCGTTCAAGGCCTCGACGAGTGTCGGGCCCTTGTACCACGGCATCTTGTCCGATCTCTTCGCAACATTGTCCCCCATATAGGCGCTTATCGGTACGAAGGCAATCGTATCGGTCTTGTAGCCCACGTTCTTCAGGAGGTTCACGCAGGCGGTCTTCGTCTCTTCATACTTCTCCTGCTTGTAGTCCACAGCGTCCATTTTGTTTATTGCCACGACGAGCTGGGGGATGCCCAGAGTCCGGGCGAGGAATATGTGCTCCCGTGTCTGCGTCTGAGCGCCCTCGGCGGCCGAGCACACGAGAATCGCCCCATCGCCCTGGCTCGTGCCCGTTATCATGTTCTTAATAAAGTCCCTGTGTCCAGGGCAGTCGATGATAGTGAAGTAGTACTTGTCGGTGTGGAAGGGCTTGTGCGCCACGTCGATTGTGAGACCCCTCTCCCTCTCCTCCTTCAGCTGGTCCATCACCCAAGCGAACTCGAAGGTGGTCTTGCCCTTGGCGGCGGCCTCTTCCTTGTATTTATCTATTATATATTGTTGGA
This portion of the Thermoplasmata archaeon genome encodes:
- the tuf gene encoding translation elongation factor EF-1 subunit alpha encodes the protein MAEKPHLNIVFIGHVDHGKSTTIGRLLLDTGHIQQYIIDKYKEEAAAKGKTTFEFAWVMDQLKEERERGLTIDVAHKPFHTDKYYFTIIDCPGHRDFIKNMITGTSQGDGAILVCSAAEGAQTQTREHIFLARTLGIPQLVVAINKMDAVDYKQEKYEETKTACVNLLKNVGYKTDTIAFVPISAYMGDNVAKRSDKMPWYKGPTLVEALNGFTVPEKPIGKPLRIPVQDVYTITGVGTVPVGRVETGVLKPNDKVIFMPSGKVGEVKSIEMHHQALQQAVPGDNIGFNVRGISKQDVKRGDVVGHVDNPPTVAKSFTARIMVLNHPSVITAGYTPVFHCHTAQVACTIEAILQKLDPKTGTVIEQNPTTIKTGDAAVIKVRPTKPMVVETAKDFPPLGKFAIRDMGITVAAGMVMEVEKK